The Cloeon dipterum chromosome X, ieCloDipt1.1, whole genome shotgun sequence genome includes a window with the following:
- the mRRF1 gene encoding ribosome-recycling factor, mitochondrial, whose product MSCQRAVLTLLVRSGTVLRAGTVCQSQKILLRPQLPTTFSVLTRFYAKGKGKGGSDGKHKKKGAVAVNENELAEILDVDAMKAQMQKALVVLKDEFVKNLSLRSTTGSIETIKVKFDGKDHALNELAQVVRKNPKTLVVNCTSVPQSIPNILQAIKQSGMNLNPQQDGTTLFIPIPVVTKEHREGLAKNAKALFIKGRDAIKDVQNKHIRSLKKASNVPEDTVFAAQQQITAMADKYVGEAEKMLQVKQAELIGK is encoded by the exons ATGAGTTGTCAAAGGGCAGTTTTGACTCTGCTGGTTCGCTCGGGAACCGTTTTGCGGGCTGGCACCGTCTGCCAGTCGCAGAAAATCCTCCTGCGGCCGCAACTGCCAACGACCTTCTCGGTGCTGACCAGATTTTACGCCAAAGGCAAGGGCAAAGGCGGCTCCGACGGCAAGCACAAGAAAAAAGGCGCCGTCGCCGtcaatgaaaatgaattggCCGAAATTTTGGATGTCGACGCCATGAAGGCCCAGATGCAGAAGGCCCTCGTCGTCCTTAAGGACgagtttgttaaaaatttgtctcttCGTTCAACGACag GTTCCATCGAAACGATCAAGGTAAAATTCGACGGAAAAGACCACGCCCTGAACGAGCTGGCTCAGGTGGtgcggaaaaacccaaaaacgCTGGTTGTGAATTGCACGTCGGTGCCGCAGTCGATTCCCAACATTCTGCAGGCGATCAAACAGTCAGGAATGAATCTGAACCCTCAGCAGGATGGCACGACCCTTTTCATCCCCATCCCCGT aGTGACCAAAGAACACAGAGAGGGGCTGGCGAAAAACGCAAAGGCGCTTTTTATCAAGGGTAGAGACGCCATCAAAGACGTGCAGAATAAACACATTCGAAGCCTAAAAAAGGCGTCCAACGTGCCTGAAGACACCGTTTTCGCAGCTCAGCAACAG ATTACTGCGATGGCGGATAAATACGTAGGAGAGGcggaaaaaatgttgcaagTCAAACAAGCCGAGCTGATTGGCAAATAG